In Citrus sinensis cultivar Valencia sweet orange chromosome 3, DVS_A1.0, whole genome shotgun sequence, the sequence GTCTTGATTCAGTACTTAAACGATGTGTAGTGTTTCTCTTCCGCTACGTTGCTCCGTCGGTTAACATTTCTGGgggaaaattaatttcacgGTGAGATAAGAGCATTAAAAACAGTTCAtaagaaagtaaaattaatgCTATGTTAAATATATCGCTAGCTACTTATTTTTCAGGAAATTGAAACGATTAATTAACTACgaagtgaaaataaataaataaatgaatatgaagttgaaaaaaagTCTCGCCGCCTGGACCTAAGGCCAAAACATTCATGATAAGTTAGGTAATTAAATACATGTTTCAAGCTACATGTTTTCAATCTCTTCATGAAGAATGATGATATTGAAGTAAATCACAGAGACTTGCTGTTCAAATCATTACATTGATACAAAAAATGCCATATCATTAAAAGGATCGTGacttttaattactttattccCTGTTTGGGCAACAGCTAGCCActaaagaaaaacataaaattttatgtttagtCAAATTTGTGCCAACCTGATGACACCGTTTTCATCATTTGGTTACTAATGTTTAACATCAAGGTTGTATATGACAAGTTTGGTAGAGCAGGTGAAAAGCCTAAGTCTATATAAGGAGGGGAAGGAGCTTGGTTTATAGCACAACCGAAACTCCACTTTGTATTGAACGATGGGGTCTCAAACGGGCTATATCTTTGCCACTCTTTTGGTAATATCAGTCTCTCTTAGCCACTTGCCATTAGAAGCCTCCGCAAACAATTACTACTACACATCTCCTCCCCCACCAAAGAAAtatccaccaccaccacctccCCCTCCCCAGTACAAATCTCCACCACCTCCACCACCGGTTCACAATTCTCCACCACCCCCGCCACCGGTTCACAAGTCTCCACCACCACCCCCGGATTACAAGTCCCCGCCACCTCCTCCACCAGCCTGCGAGCCTGCTCCGCCACCAACTCCAATTTTCCCTTCTCCGCCACCTCCTGTCCCCAAGTTCTCGCCAccactgttgtgcaaattttaatgtactcgcaagcgcacgaatctattgtagtatagactaatggtgacgagtgtcgatcccacgaggaggtggattttaattatatatagaattaattttgtaaatgggtagttggatttatggtggaaatgatttggaatatgctaatacttaaattaaaatggcgagaataaattctaaaattggaattgcaatggagagaataaattgaagagaattctattaaaatgacgtacttgggtatctggatccgtatcaacatgcatcatgggctaaataatccgtattaatgccaattaaatcatgaggggggaatccacacctcatgaaccacgctctaatcaatatggtgctaagggcttatcgtgccaaataataataaccttgtactagagggccggtgaaaccaaggcggtactagacaagattagtattatttgtcgacaagaagtcaaaacatccataaaaactagaggggaagagaaaataaatttaccaaattaagcccatgacacatgttgagacttcaccttcaacccaagcttgaaagaaaattagccactcataattgaactaagggcaaaatggaaatttattaaaatacgaagaaaatacaagatggagagggaattacagaaaatggatcccaaaaatggattcagagatatcaaattagggggggggagccccctttttatagatacatggagtaaatcatggccatcggattaaaaacagtttggacgctcaggattgcgccacgtcatcagtcaacagtcaacagtccacggtttgaccacgcggatgaacagtaacacggtttgacccgactttgaacagtaacacggtttgacccggatgaacagtaacgcggtttggttgaaaataatcctgtgtgatgcatgcaccgtacgcgagatttttcggccactgatatgctgccacgtcaccatcaacagtacataagaattttagtccaacaggatcgtgacacctcatcagtcaatgccacatcatcggtcaatgccacgtcatcatccgtctatgtgaacagtgtcgtgaacagtgacgtatacagtaccgtacacgtgaatagtatcgtacatatgaatagtgccatttttccttttatgctcctcctaaggttttcgaccgtcctgagttcaaaagtgatgtccgttttgccgtctgatctctcctttattgtgaaatgactataatgcccctaaaatacataaaatacttaattaaaataaaacacatgtaattaaatcacaagaaggttaaatatataaaagtaagggttgttagtaagacttaaaatgtaaaatgacggttttctcctttataaatatgcattttctaacactcaacacaccccccaaccagcttattgctagtccctagcaaataaagcgaaaacaaaattcaaattcaaaataattttgtttttttttttttgttttaatagaaacactcgtatttattccatcagattaatgatagcaatcaaataaaagtataagcattatctccagtctaaagcaacatcacacccacatcaaccatccacatgaattagcccagtagactttgttttagctactctcaagaatgacatgtcaaaccccaaaatctcactggaagtagtgacactctcacaaataaattaatcccaataaaaatagtcactccaatgaatggtaattgagagagaaaataataaagaagtgatatcacatgctctcaccaagatgaaataaatatgccctcagcttagaaataatacgatctcaagtcaaataaaatgttagtcaacccactttatttatcttttttttttattttatttatgcatcattacatctttttagcccatataactagcttctacttcaaactatagttccctaaaatcaggaaggacttttattaggacgaaacgtaggctagggacatggctaacaaagaaggaaaataaggaaaacaaagtgtatgtttgagaaaaatgcagagaaattttttttttttttttttggaagttgcaaggtggatttcacctatttttattcttttgaaacaacaacttttgtttttgtttttgttttttttttcttttatttggcataacttcactgaacaaaataattatttacattttctcaaacataaataggtgatggaacttataagatatcgggtaatactccaaatcggagtgggtcaagatgataagttgacaaagaaaaggttttttttttttttttttaaaagctcaaaagggttaactatggatattaaataaaagggatggcttgaaaggctcaaacggatcaaagatggcctctccatcgtcttttagggctctaaataatcttccatatctactagttagatgggcctccaaatgtagcaacacactcttttttctttttctttttttttttttttattttacaatttttttttaagggttaactcaaaagtaatttagagatcgtgtataaaataataaactgctaagctgtataaagagtgggcaaaagggttattctccaagaaaaataataggctcaaaaactcacttggtacttattatgacatgttcattccttcaagcaactcacatttgtctccgacatcaacatgtaaaatagcaaacatagcgtaacatcacttaagaccaaagataatacaaatactaaaatttgaaattaatcatgtcatccaatgttaaaacaaatcacacatttttttttaaacatcattctaccccccacctattctaaacataaaaaaaaaaaatatatgcatgcagaaatgtgaaaatgatgtagaaaaattaatttagaaaagttacaaaaatgatagaaaagaaaatgattttttttattatttttttaaagaagatgcgtttctagaggaactacactccatattcagccatcttcgactcaaaagttggaaaatgcatttttatagaggataaattaaaaagaagaaaaataaacataaacacataataaagaaaaaagaaaatgtcttaatttttttttttaagttttttttttaatttaattttttttttaaacgatgaagatgcgtttctagagtcactacactccatattcagccatcttcaacacaaaaagttagcaacagttagtttctacaacaaaaaattagtaaaaacttaaccaaaatttcataattgtcgactattccctccccccaaccagaacgaaacattgtcctcaatgtttgaaatgaaagaagtagagtttaaaagacatcacctgggtggtgcaacacagaagaaaatatttacaggcggagagttaaatctaatttgtacttcttactgctgctactgttaccatcattatttggacgctccaacacaaaggtccaggggtctggctccggtctataagcttgtaatagatccagtagctcattagcagtgtgagcacaaataaagagttttttcacattagcgggaatgaaatagttttttattgcatggttaagaaatgcgataaagccatcataaaagttattgacatttaacaaaccgatgggtttctggtgaatgtgtagatgggcccaagatgctagtgtcataagtgcctctagtgttgcaagatctcctggaaggaaaataaaagcatcagcataattaagcatttcagttattctttcttgcatacctgagacgactaactcttctccagttgatgagtcagacaaactgcccaatggttttaggactcttgggatgatgcctaacacttgacttcctctgataaaagctgcttctgagaccatttttgataaccctcgattacctcctccatacaccaagtgtaattttctcgctgctatgcttcgaccaagatctatggctgcctcaacgaactctttatgtttgccataggtaaatccagaaagcacacaaatgttcttgaattgtctattgggagtagctgccattgtgatacttctcgaaaacaatttgtgagtgcttgacaaaaaagaaatcacatttaagagtctcggtgatagtgggtcatggttgtgtatgaggtaatatgttagtgtcaaataacgcgtaaagcacgtggctcgcaagtcaaaaagaaaacagtaaaaaggaaaaaacaaacagtaataaaattattaaagacaatagtgaaataaaataacaataaagtaaaaggatatttacaggtagttgcgactgtggctcacatcttcctctggttttacgtccagaaacggcttgaacgccctctatgggtcgaggataggcttcctatccagttttcttataaactggcaaacagggtcgtttatagtcagattcccgagactatatcgtgcatgctctttctggaataatggccataactggagaatcgctccttgcacatatccactgggatgcgtttcaagagacaaaaggatatcatccaatgactccttattcaagccatccctaatgaattgaatcttatcttccctgttatcagacaccattcctaaagaacatgggtttttattgcaactcattctggcacacttatgacaagcaacagaaattcttcgagctcgtcgttttcttgcataatttcctttaccacaaccaggcatgtatgcaataaattttggaggtaactcacctgccgatcgtactttagcctcgattaaccaacggatgtcagcaggtatgttattcctcatgagtaatcgcatgcgttcggaccgagctttatagatcgtaaggagggcattctgaggaagtgaagggaatcgcttgtgaagcttcgctagaatctcgtttctgtccataccttcgcctcagaatatcagttattatgggaaactgaagtaaccgacttgattgtcacggagtaccgttatccgccacttcaccggggtaacaaactaaagcacacaaatagaaaaacaaattaaaacacacaaagaaaattaaaatcgtcctcttattgaatttacctcaagctccaactggatgtcgtaaacacttctctcaatgtctctgagttggtgttctaaaccctcaacataggctactaactctggtggttgtagagcccaaatgcgatgtgttttacaaaattgaatctgtcttttgagatgagttttgacacgttgaagtggtttaagaatgttcaggaggaacggtctaagtatgagactcatgattaaaaatgataagagaaaacttaatggtaaaataaacacacttatgcaaaaacaatttcaattagcaaaagaataataataaaaagaaagaaagaaaaatcaaatcaacgaaaagaaaaaaaatcaattcaaatttggtgggtcactcaaatttatttcggtgtcttcttcatgtggttggtactctagatatggctttaatctttgaccattaactttaaacgtgacaccgttctttgggtctttaatttcaattgcccccatgtggaaaaacagtatgaataataaatgggccagaccaacgagagcgtaacttacctgggaataggtgcaagcgagaattgaataaaagcactttctgacctggagtgaacgattttctcataatttgcttatcatggaagactttcattcgttgcttgtaaatcttggcattttcgtacgcgtcattgcgaatttcttcaagttctgccagctgtaatcttctttctaagctggcttgctgcatgtcaaaattgaatttcttgatggcccaatatgcacgatgctcgagttccacaggtaggtggcaagcttttccatacactagcctgtagggtgacatcccaatcggggtcttgaaagccgttctatatgcccataaggcatcatcaagtcttaatgaccaatcttttctgtccggtctcaccgttttttctaatatgtgctttatttctcgattggagatctcaacttggccactggtttgcggatgatacggggtcgccactttgtgtgtgattgaatactttgtcaaaagagctttgaatgctttgttacaaaagtgggcaccaccatcactgattattgctcgagggaatccaaagcgcgagacaatgttgcttttcaaaaatcctatcaccaccttgtgatcattggtcctacatggaattgcttctacccattttgagacgtagtcaacaccaaccaatatgtattgatggccaaaagaagggggaaagggtcccatgaagtcgataccccatacgtcaaaaatctcaaccactaaaattggatttagtggcatcatgttccttcgtgtaatgctccccattcgttgacacctatcacatgaagaacaaaaagtgtaagcgtctcgaaatagtgttggccaatagaaaccacattgtaaaactttagtcgctgttttcttagcactgaaatggcctccacaagcttgttcatggcagaatgaaaggatattctgaatttcattttctgggacacatcgtttaacaatttggtctgcacaatacttgaacaaatacgggtcatcccaaaagaaattctttatttccgcaaagaatttgatcttgtcttgcttggtccaatgctctggaagtttacctgtaacaagataattaactatatcagcataccaaggtaatacttccacactcattaattgttcatctggaaatgactcatttaatattaatggctctgtaattgtgtcaaagtgaagacgagagagatggtccgccacaacattttctaaccctttcttatctttgaattccaagtcaaattcctgcaaaagtaacacccaacgaattagtctagcttttgcatctttctttgtgagaagatatttaagagcagcatgatctgtgaacacaattattttacaaccaatgagataagatcgaaatttttctaatgcaaacactactgctagcatttctttttcagtagttgaatagttcaactgtgcatcatttaatgtcatactagcatagtaaataacatggggaattcgatcaactctttgtcctaatactgctcctactgcataatcagatgcatcacacatgagctcaaatggtaatttCCAGttcgggggctgaatgatgggtgatgatgtcaacaaatgctttaatttttcaaacgcaacaagacatgaatcatcaaagacaaaaggtacatccttagcaagcaaattgcataagggtctagaaactttactaaaatctttaatgaaacgtctatagaaaccagcatgcccaaggaaagatcttacttctctgactattttgggtggaggaagattagaaatgagatccaccttggctttgtcaacctcaatacctttactcgaaatgatgtgaccgagaacaataccttgttttaccataaaatggcatttctcccaatttaagaccaagttcttctcgatacatctctgcagaactagtgttagatgatgtaaacattgatcaaatgaatcaccaaagacagaaaagtcatccataaagacttcaagaaatcgttcaaccatatcagaaaaaatgcttagcatgcatcgttgaaatgtagcaggtgcattacataatccaaatggcattctcctatatgcaaatgtgccaaaagggcaagtgaaagtagttttctcttgatcttttggtgctataggaatctgattatatcctgagtagccatctagaaagcaataaaattcatggcctgctaatctatcaagcatttgatcaataaatggtaaaggaaaatggtctttacgtgtgacagaatttaattttctataatcaatgcatacacgccatcctgtagtcactctagtgggtatcaattcattatcagcattggtaactactgtgactcatgactttttagggacaacttgtacaggactgacccatgaactatcagaaatggggtaaatgataccagcatctaatagcttaaggacttctgttctaacaacttctttcatattaggatttaaccgacgttgcatttccctagtagatttagcattttcatcaaggtgaatgtaatgcatgcagtctactgggtttatacctttgatgtctgctatggtccatcctaatgcccctttatgctcttttaaaacatccaacaacttacctttttgttcatcattgagggatgatgagatgattaccggcagagtactttcttttcccaaaaatgcatattccaaagtgttgggcaatggtttgagctcgagtttcggtggtgattctgatgatggaatgagttgcttctctgatggtgctagttgctcaactcttgacttccatttattagtgtccatagatggtgctgagtcaagcagggcattgacctcatcaaccgatctgtcaatatcaaaatcaaaaccaaagtgagttaaacatgtttgtaaaggatcatcactaaggtttgaaagaaaagtgtcatcaactaatgcttcgattaaatccacatca encodes:
- the LOC127900941 gene encoding extensin-1-like; translated protein: MGSQTGYIFATLLVISVSLSHLPLEASANNYYYTSPPPPKKYPPPPPPPPQYKSPPPPPPVHNSPPPPPPVHKSPPPPPDYKSPPPPPPACEPAPPPTPIFPSPPPPVPKFSPPPPHPYVYASPPPPYYY